The proteins below come from a single Hyphomicrobium denitrificans ATCC 51888 genomic window:
- a CDS encoding Spy/CpxP family protein refolding chaperone has product MNKLSRGAWLAIAAVAAVPATVAIAKSVDRAGGWHNMTPETRTRLEDGRIAMAKAALQLNADQEKLWAPVESAVRDGFKAREAKRAEWAKKREERRSDKSDGASKRPDLAERYERMSNNLAERADRFKTFSTAFKPFYASLSDEQKDVLRPLMRQLSPGFGHSGGHGPHWAVGGDWGPGGPGHHGHHGWQGGPDGKRGPGMQNDTPDNDGGPAPSEPDDKG; this is encoded by the coding sequence ATGAATAAACTTTCGCGCGGTGCCTGGCTTGCGATTGCGGCCGTAGCCGCTGTTCCGGCGACCGTTGCCATTGCCAAGTCCGTCGATCGCGCTGGCGGCTGGCACAACATGACGCCGGAAACGCGGACCCGCCTCGAGGATGGCCGCATCGCAATGGCCAAGGCGGCGCTACAGCTCAACGCCGACCAGGAAAAACTTTGGGCGCCTGTTGAATCGGCAGTGCGCGATGGGTTCAAGGCTCGCGAGGCAAAGCGCGCCGAATGGGCGAAGAAGCGCGAGGAACGCCGGTCTGACAAGTCGGACGGCGCATCCAAACGCCCCGATCTTGCGGAACGTTACGAGCGGATGAGCAACAATCTCGCTGAACGCGCCGATCGCTTCAAGACGTTCTCGACCGCATTCAAGCCGTTCTACGCGTCCTTGAGTGACGAGCAGAAAGACGTGTTGCGTCCGCTGATGCGCCAGCTGTCGCCCGGCTTCGGTCATAGCGGCGGTCACGGACCGCACTGGGCCGTAGGCGGCGACTGGGGTCCGGGCGGTCCGGGACACCACGGGCATCACGGCTGGCAGGGCGGTCCTGACGGCAAGCGCGGTCCCGGCATGCAGAACGACACGCCCGACAATGACGGCGGTCCTGCTCCGTCTGAA
- a CDS encoding alpha/beta hydrolase, translating into MASEAPEEPAGGAAPPPYPQASDPEGGSGRSYETAEPAPAPPPPALRPSAARPSPPAVAPEPPMPNAAPGAAANASAEAAAKAAAARRAEEEARAAMAQRYDNAKKSAAAAPAEDPAKTYDVVPVFYGTDRAVEADPKRLQFGAERGHQLQLGRALVTVPLIHKVPHIERPVVIEIPYFKVKVYEEKEDPQKHFTVQEIKGLTEAEMLALVKQRLATSSTFKDHAFVFVHGFNTSFDNALYRTAQIAYDLRFDGVPFLYSWPSGGKVASYTYDHGSVEQAEPRLAEFLDMVIQKSGAKSISLIAHSMGNELLLRVLERMKTKVPRGVVISQVILAAPDVDRDKFNILAREVIKFAKGVTLYAASNDRALSYSARFWGGVPRAGDVPATGPLIIPGLDTIDVTAVSTDALGLNHSGYAENPALLNDVKALVASGLRPPDKRFKSILAVDSAAGKYWRFQAETAAVP; encoded by the coding sequence GTGGCGTCTGAGGCTCCTGAGGAGCCAGCGGGTGGCGCAGCGCCCCCGCCTTATCCGCAAGCATCCGATCCGGAAGGCGGCTCTGGCCGGTCATATGAGACGGCCGAACCGGCGCCCGCTCCGCCGCCGCCTGCGCTGCGCCCGTCCGCCGCGAGGCCGAGTCCTCCGGCGGTCGCGCCGGAACCGCCCATGCCGAACGCCGCACCTGGAGCCGCGGCCAACGCCAGCGCCGAAGCCGCCGCAAAGGCCGCAGCCGCTCGCCGCGCCGAAGAGGAGGCGCGAGCCGCCATGGCTCAGCGATACGACAACGCGAAAAAATCCGCGGCAGCCGCACCCGCCGAGGATCCGGCCAAAACCTACGACGTCGTGCCTGTGTTCTATGGCACCGATCGCGCCGTCGAGGCCGATCCGAAACGGCTGCAATTCGGCGCCGAGCGCGGGCACCAGCTCCAACTCGGCCGGGCACTGGTGACGGTGCCGCTGATCCACAAGGTGCCGCACATCGAGCGGCCCGTCGTGATCGAAATCCCGTACTTCAAGGTCAAGGTCTACGAGGAGAAGGAAGACCCGCAGAAGCACTTCACGGTGCAGGAAATCAAAGGCCTGACCGAAGCCGAGATGCTGGCGCTCGTCAAACAGCGGCTCGCAACGTCGTCGACCTTCAAGGACCACGCCTTCGTCTTCGTCCACGGCTTCAACACGTCGTTCGACAACGCACTCTACCGCACGGCGCAGATCGCCTACGATCTACGCTTTGATGGCGTGCCGTTCCTTTATAGCTGGCCTTCGGGCGGCAAGGTCGCGAGCTATACGTACGATCACGGCAGCGTCGAGCAAGCCGAGCCGAGGCTCGCCGAATTCCTCGACATGGTGATCCAGAAAAGCGGCGCGAAATCCATCAGCCTCATCGCGCACTCGATGGGGAATGAGCTGCTGCTGCGCGTGCTCGAACGCATGAAGACCAAAGTTCCGCGCGGCGTCGTTATCAGCCAGGTCATTCTCGCAGCGCCGGACGTCGATCGTGACAAGTTCAACATTCTGGCGCGTGAGGTCATCAAGTTCGCCAAAGGCGTCACGCTCTATGCCGCCTCGAATGATCGCGCGCTGAGTTATTCGGCACGGTTCTGGGGCGGCGTGCCGCGTGCGGGCGACGTTCCCGCGACGGGACCGCTGATCATTCCTGGTCTCGATACGATCGATGTCACTGCCGTCTCCACCGACGCGCTGGGACTCAACCATTCGGGCTATGCGGAAAATCCCGCTCTGCTCAACGATGTGAAAGCGCTCGTCGCATCCGGACTTCGTCCGCCCGACAAGCGCTTCAAGAGCATCCTCGCCGTTGACTCGGCCGCGGGCAAATATTGGCGGTTCCAGGCGGAAACGGCGGCAGTGCCCTAA
- the meaB gene encoding methylmalonyl Co-A mutase-associated GTPase MeaB, whose product MATATLSAHRIPVADYVAGITAGDRALLARAITLVESTNPEHGRLAQQVLQELLPRTGQAVRLGVTGVPGVGKSTTIDQFGMNLIAEGHLVAVLAIDPTSKRSGGSILGDKTRMSSLAQERNAFIRPSPSSGTLGGVTRKTRETMALVEAAGFDVIIVETVGVGQSEVAVSDMVDFFLVLLLAGGGDDLQGIKKGIIELADMIAINKADGDNVRRAERAAADYRHALQIFTPHDATWFPPVLTVSGQENRGLKDLWAKVLEHREKMSATGQFQARRQAQAVSWMRDMLEDRLMGALKAHPEVAAELPKIEASVREGTLLPTLAVDRLMGLMGL is encoded by the coding sequence ATGGCGACTGCCACCCTGTCCGCACACCGCATTCCCGTCGCAGATTACGTGGCCGGCATCACCGCCGGCGATCGGGCGTTGCTTGCCCGCGCGATTACGCTTGTCGAGAGCACCAATCCCGAGCACGGGCGGCTTGCTCAGCAAGTGTTGCAGGAGCTTCTGCCGAGGACGGGACAAGCCGTGCGCCTCGGCGTCACCGGCGTGCCCGGCGTCGGCAAATCGACGACGATCGATCAGTTCGGCATGAACCTGATCGCGGAGGGTCATCTTGTGGCCGTGCTGGCGATCGATCCGACGTCGAAGCGATCGGGCGGGTCCATCCTCGGCGACAAGACGCGCATGAGTTCTCTGGCGCAGGAGCGGAATGCGTTCATCCGTCCTTCGCCCTCCTCCGGCACGCTCGGCGGCGTGACGCGCAAAACGCGTGAGACGATGGCGCTCGTCGAGGCGGCGGGCTTCGACGTCATCATCGTCGAGACGGTCGGCGTCGGGCAATCCGAGGTCGCCGTTTCCGATATGGTCGATTTCTTTCTCGTGCTTTTGCTGGCGGGCGGCGGCGACGACCTGCAAGGCATCAAGAAAGGCATCATCGAGCTTGCCGACATGATCGCCATCAACAAGGCCGACGGCGACAACGTCCGGCGGGCGGAACGGGCGGCGGCGGACTACCGGCACGCGTTGCAGATTTTTACGCCGCACGACGCGACGTGGTTTCCGCCGGTGCTGACAGTGTCGGGGCAGGAAAATCGCGGGCTGAAAGACCTCTGGGCGAAAGTTCTCGAGCATCGCGAGAAGATGTCGGCGACGGGGCAGTTCCAGGCGCGACGGCAGGCGCAGGCGGTGTCGTGGATGCGCGACATGCTCGAAGACCGTCTGATGGGCGCGCTCAAGGCGCACCCGGAAGTCGCGGCCGAACTTCCGAAGATCGAAGCATCGGTGCGCGAGGGCACGCTGCTGCCGACGCTGGCGGTCGACCGGCTTATGGGGCTGATGGGGCTTTAG
- a CDS encoding TIGR03808 family TAT-translocated repetitive protein, whose protein sequence is MTIDRRSLIGASLGLGAAVSAAHASERKPSPTAPNASDFAPALVPDDGRDQTEALQAAVDSAAEKDIPLVLPPGKFLVSDLRLRRGSRVFGMARTTTLVFSGGNAFVTGDKADGLVLDGLAFDGAYKAFDTARGDGLLTFSNSKTLHLLDLEIQNSSGNGVSLTECGGRVEGLVIGNVLDAGFKSLDSLGLDVKDNTVTDCGNNGILIWRSKQDEDGSVVAGNRISKIRNAAGGTGEYGNGINVFRAGSVLVSGNRISDCAYTAVRGNAASNIQIIGNSCERLGEVALYAEFGFQGAIVANNLVDTAASGISVTNFNEGGRLAVVQGNLIRNLVRREQEPDDKRGEGIAVEADAVVSGNTIENAPTVGIQIGWGAYMRDVAVTGNVVRDARVGISVTNAADAGKCLIANNLISNAKDGAIRQMDRGVFQGPDLAREPGASDRIHVMANVAV, encoded by the coding sequence ATGACCATCGATCGCCGTTCGCTTATCGGTGCAAGCCTTGGCCTCGGCGCCGCCGTGAGCGCCGCACATGCGAGCGAGCGCAAGCCATCACCTACTGCGCCCAACGCTTCGGACTTCGCGCCAGCTCTCGTTCCCGATGATGGTCGGGATCAGACCGAAGCTCTGCAGGCGGCGGTCGACAGTGCAGCGGAGAAGGACATTCCGCTCGTGCTGCCGCCGGGCAAGTTCCTCGTCAGCGATCTGAGGCTGCGGCGAGGCTCGCGCGTCTTCGGCATGGCGCGGACGACGACTCTGGTATTCTCAGGCGGCAATGCATTCGTCACGGGCGACAAGGCGGACGGTCTTGTTCTCGACGGACTAGCATTCGACGGCGCTTACAAAGCATTCGACACGGCTCGCGGCGACGGCCTACTGACGTTTTCGAACTCCAAGACTTTGCATCTCCTCGATCTCGAAATTCAGAACAGCAGCGGCAATGGAGTGTCGCTGACAGAGTGCGGCGGGCGGGTCGAAGGTCTTGTCATCGGCAATGTTCTCGATGCGGGATTTAAGAGTCTCGACTCGCTCGGGCTCGACGTCAAAGACAACACCGTCACCGACTGCGGCAACAATGGCATTCTGATCTGGCGCTCCAAACAGGACGAGGACGGTAGCGTCGTCGCGGGCAATCGCATCTCGAAAATTCGCAACGCGGCGGGCGGAACCGGCGAGTACGGCAACGGCATCAACGTGTTTCGCGCCGGAAGCGTGCTCGTTTCGGGGAATCGCATTTCCGATTGCGCCTATACGGCGGTGCGCGGCAACGCGGCATCCAATATCCAAATCATCGGCAATAGCTGCGAACGGCTTGGCGAGGTCGCGCTTTATGCCGAATTCGGATTCCAGGGCGCGATCGTCGCGAACAATCTCGTCGATACGGCTGCGAGCGGAATCTCGGTTACGAATTTCAACGAAGGCGGCCGTCTTGCCGTCGTGCAAGGCAATCTCATTCGCAATCTCGTTCGGCGCGAGCAGGAGCCCGACGACAAGCGCGGCGAAGGCATCGCTGTCGAGGCGGACGCTGTCGTCTCCGGCAATACGATCGAAAACGCGCCGACCGTTGGCATTCAGATCGGCTGGGGCGCGTACATGCGCGATGTCGCCGTGACCGGGAACGTCGTGCGCGATGCGCGCGTCGGCATCTCCGTTACGAATGCTGCGGACGCCGGCAAATGCCTGATCGCGAACAATCTGATTTCAAACGCCAAAGACGGCGCGATCCGCCAGATGGACCGGGGCGTCTTCCAAGGTCCGGACCTCGCGCGCGAGCCCGGCGCATCGGACCGCATTCACGTAATGGCGAACGTCGCGGTGTGA
- a CDS encoding pyroglutamyl-peptidase I, with amino-acid sequence MRSNSRPTVLLTGFGPFPNVPRNASAVIVKRLAREARLALPHVRFAVAVLPTDWARAPGLISELHERHDPVLALHFGVATSMRGFRIETEARNFCRMSPDAAGGLPASNCICEGGASALSTSIPATAVAQHLEAQGFEARLSDDAGGYLCNAVFYHSLLEASTRRDRCRVGFIHIPVEAGEPEAVDRTVAGALEVLKFSLHHAPQVATLTSV; translated from the coding sequence ATGCGCTCGAATTCCCGCCCGACCGTTTTGCTGACCGGCTTCGGACCGTTTCCGAACGTACCGAGGAACGCGTCTGCCGTGATCGTCAAAAGGCTGGCGCGCGAAGCACGGCTTGCGCTGCCGCATGTTCGCTTCGCGGTCGCGGTTCTGCCGACCGACTGGGCGCGGGCTCCCGGACTTATTTCCGAACTCCATGAGCGGCACGATCCTGTTCTGGCGCTGCACTTCGGAGTTGCGACAAGCATGCGCGGCTTTCGCATCGAAACGGAAGCGCGCAATTTCTGCCGGATGTCGCCGGATGCAGCGGGTGGCCTGCCTGCTTCGAACTGCATCTGCGAGGGTGGCGCGTCCGCGCTTTCAACAAGCATTCCCGCGACCGCAGTCGCGCAGCACCTCGAAGCGCAAGGGTTCGAGGCGAGGCTGTCCGATGATGCAGGCGGCTATCTCTGCAACGCCGTTTTTTATCACTCGCTGCTTGAAGCGAGCACGCGCCGCGACCGCTGCAGGGTCGGGTTCATTCACATACCGGTCGAAGCAGGCGAGCCCGAAGCCGTAGACCGCACCGTTGCCGGTGCGCTGGAAGTTTTGAAATTCTCGCTTCACCACGCGCCACAGGTGGCGACTTTAACCTCGGTTTAA